A genomic window from Centroberyx gerrardi isolate f3 chromosome 14, fCenGer3.hap1.cur.20231027, whole genome shotgun sequence includes:
- the dnajc5ab gene encoding dnaJ homolog subfamily C member 5 has product MEQQRQRTLSTSGESLYVVLGVDKNATPEDIKKCYRKLALKFHPDKNPDNPEAADKFKEINNAHSILTDGTKRNIYDKYGSLGLYVAEQFGEENVNTYFVLSSWWAKALFVFCCMATGCYFCCCLCCCCNCCCGKCKPRPPMDQEPEFYVSPEDLEAQMTSEERGGEPIMMQPSSATETTQLTSDAHHSYRTEAY; this is encoded by the exons atggagcaacagagacagaggactCTCTCCACATCAGGAGAATCGCTGTATGTGGTGCTGGGAGTCGACAAGAACGCCACGCCAGAGGACATCAAGAAATGTTACAG gaaACTGGCGTTGAAGTTTCACCCGGACAAGAACCCAGACAACCCCGAGGCGGCCGACAAGTTCAAGGAGATCAACAACGCCCACTCCATCCTGACCGACGGCACCAAGAGGAACATCTACGACAAATACGGCTCGCTGGGCCTGTACGTCGCAGAGCAGTTCGGAGAGGAGAACGTCAACACCTACTTTGTTCTGTCCAGCTGGTGGGCCAAG gcgtTGTTTGTGTTCTGCTGCATGGCTACAGGATGTTATTTCTGCTGCtgcctgtgctgctgctgtaactGCTGCTGCGGGAAGTGTAAACCTCGGCCGCCCATGGACCAGGAACCCGAGTTCTACGTCTCCCCCGAGGACCTGGAGGCCCAGATGACCTCCGAGGAGAGAG GCGGTGAGCCCATCATGATGCAGCCGTCCTCGGCAACGGAAACCACCCAGCTCACCTCCGACGCCCACCACAGCTACAGGACCGAAGCatactag